In one Bombus fervidus isolate BK054 chromosome 16, iyBomFerv1, whole genome shotgun sequence genomic region, the following are encoded:
- the Emp gene encoding epithelial membrane protein isoform X1 — protein sequence MRVHRGICAKLQGGFLRRWWAAVAVGALMIIVAAILAAVFPKLVDVLLNREIALRDGGRTFNWWREPPVSPRLSVYIYNVTNADEFLNDGEKPALMELGPYVYTQHWEKVDVKFNDNDTLSYKMKKEFVFVPELSVGSEEDLVVVPNIPMLSATTQSKNAARFLRLAIASIMDILNIKPFVEVSIGQLLWGYEDPLLRLAKDVVSKDQKLPYDQFGLLYGKNGTTPDWYTIYTGQGDIGKYGILDKWNGKSSLGHWTTAECDSVAGSDGSIFPPRITKQTVLKVFDKDLCRALPLVFKEEVTIAGGVPGYRFVPANGAFASPNRLETQRCFCPAGPPCAPEGTFNVSLCQYDSPVLLSFPHFYLADPSLRESVSGISPPVEEKHQFYIDVQPMMGTSLRAKARIQINLAVKQVRDIKHVASFPDIVFPIMWFEDGIDELPAEMRSLMKMAVDVPPIARAAVSGALAAIGAIVLIGALLCLARAAKRQEKLHLTNPLPSNATAGKTGQLNPAFQNSSSSK from the exons ATGAGAGTACATCGTGGGATTTGCGCGAAACTGCAAGGAGGATTCCTTAGGCGATGGT GGGCAGCGGTGGCTGTCGGGGCACTGATGATCATCGTTGCCGCGATTTTGGCCGCGGTCTTTCCAAAATTGGTCGACGTTTTGCTGAACAGAGAGATCGCCCTTCGAGATGGTGGCCGCACGTTCAACTGGTGGAGGGAACCTCCGGTGTCACCTCGATTGAGCGTCTACATTTACAATGTGACGAACGccgatgaatttttaaacgatgGCGAGAAACCAGCATTGATGGAACTCGGGCCGTACGTGTACACGCAACACTGGGAAAAGGTCGACGTAAAATTCAACGATAACGATACGCTGTCGTACAAAATGAAGAAGGAGTTCGTTTTCGTACCG GAATTGTCGGTCGGCTCGGAGGAGGATTTGGTCGTGGTGCCGAACATACCGATGCTTTCGGCCACCACCCAGTCCAAGAATGCAGCGCGTTTCTTGAGGCTGGCGATAGCCTCGATCATGGACATACTGAACATAAAGCCGTTCGTCGAGGTTTCGATCGGTCAACTGCTCTGGGGCTACGAGGACCCGTTGCTCAGGTTGGCCAAGGACGTGGTTTCGAAGGATCAAAAGTTGCCGTACGATCAGTTCGGTTTGTTGTACGGAAAGAACGGGACAACGCCCGACTGGTATACCATCTACACCGGCCAAGGAGACATCGGTAAATACGGAATTCTGGACAAGTGGAACGGAAAGAGCAGCCTGGGCCATTGGACCACGGCGGAGTGCGACAGCGTCGCTGGCAGCGACGGAAGCATCTTTCCGCCTCGCATCACCAAACAGACGGTGCTGAAAGTGTTCGACAAAGATCTTTGCAGGGCATTGCCCCTGGTGTTTAAG GAGGAGGTGACCATCGCTGGCGGAGTACCCGGGTATAGGTTCGTGCCCGCGAACGGCGCGTTCGCTTCTCCGAACAGATTGGAAACACAGCGATGTTTCTGCCCAGCGGGACCACCTTGCGCTCCCGAGGGAACCTTCAACGTCTCGCTCTGCCAGTACGATTCGCCGGTGTTGCTCAGTTTTCCGCATTTTTACCTTG CTGATCCGTCGCTTCGAGAGTCGGTAAGCGGAATATCGCCGCCCGTCGAGGAGAAACATCAATTCTACATCGACGTTCAACCGATGATGGGCACATCATTGAGAGCGAAAGCAAGAATTCAGATAAATCTAGCGGTGAAGCAAGTACGGGACATTAAACACGTCGCCTCGTTCCCGGATATCGTTTTCCCGATCATGTGGTTCGAAGAC GGTATCGACGAACTTCCGGCAGAGATGCGAAGCCTGATGAAGATGGCCGTGGACGTGCCACCGATAGCTCGAGCGGCGGTATCCGGAGCTCTGGCAGCGATAGGAGCGATCGTTTTGATAGGAGCGCTCCTGTGCCTGGCGCGCGCCGCCAAACGACAAGAGAAGCTACACCTCACCAATCCGTTGCCGTCGAACGCGACCGCGGGCAAAACCGGTCAGCTGAACCCGGCTTTCCAGAATTCATCGAGTTCCAAGTAG
- the Emp gene encoding epithelial membrane protein isoform X2 — translation MIIVAAILAAVFPKLVDVLLNREIALRDGGRTFNWWREPPVSPRLSVYIYNVTNADEFLNDGEKPALMELGPYVYTQHWEKVDVKFNDNDTLSYKMKKEFVFVPELSVGSEEDLVVVPNIPMLSATTQSKNAARFLRLAIASIMDILNIKPFVEVSIGQLLWGYEDPLLRLAKDVVSKDQKLPYDQFGLLYGKNGTTPDWYTIYTGQGDIGKYGILDKWNGKSSLGHWTTAECDSVAGSDGSIFPPRITKQTVLKVFDKDLCRALPLVFKEEVTIAGGVPGYRFVPANGAFASPNRLETQRCFCPAGPPCAPEGTFNVSLCQYDSPVLLSFPHFYLADPSLRESVSGISPPVEEKHQFYIDVQPMMGTSLRAKARIQINLAVKQVRDIKHVASFPDIVFPIMWFEDGIDELPAEMRSLMKMAVDVPPIARAAVSGALAAIGAIVLIGALLCLARAAKRQEKLHLTNPLPSNATAGKTGQLNPAFQNSSSSK, via the exons ATGATCATCGTTGCCGCGATTTTGGCCGCGGTCTTTCCAAAATTGGTCGACGTTTTGCTGAACAGAGAGATCGCCCTTCGAGATGGTGGCCGCACGTTCAACTGGTGGAGGGAACCTCCGGTGTCACCTCGATTGAGCGTCTACATTTACAATGTGACGAACGccgatgaatttttaaacgatgGCGAGAAACCAGCATTGATGGAACTCGGGCCGTACGTGTACACGCAACACTGGGAAAAGGTCGACGTAAAATTCAACGATAACGATACGCTGTCGTACAAAATGAAGAAGGAGTTCGTTTTCGTACCG GAATTGTCGGTCGGCTCGGAGGAGGATTTGGTCGTGGTGCCGAACATACCGATGCTTTCGGCCACCACCCAGTCCAAGAATGCAGCGCGTTTCTTGAGGCTGGCGATAGCCTCGATCATGGACATACTGAACATAAAGCCGTTCGTCGAGGTTTCGATCGGTCAACTGCTCTGGGGCTACGAGGACCCGTTGCTCAGGTTGGCCAAGGACGTGGTTTCGAAGGATCAAAAGTTGCCGTACGATCAGTTCGGTTTGTTGTACGGAAAGAACGGGACAACGCCCGACTGGTATACCATCTACACCGGCCAAGGAGACATCGGTAAATACGGAATTCTGGACAAGTGGAACGGAAAGAGCAGCCTGGGCCATTGGACCACGGCGGAGTGCGACAGCGTCGCTGGCAGCGACGGAAGCATCTTTCCGCCTCGCATCACCAAACAGACGGTGCTGAAAGTGTTCGACAAAGATCTTTGCAGGGCATTGCCCCTGGTGTTTAAG GAGGAGGTGACCATCGCTGGCGGAGTACCCGGGTATAGGTTCGTGCCCGCGAACGGCGCGTTCGCTTCTCCGAACAGATTGGAAACACAGCGATGTTTCTGCCCAGCGGGACCACCTTGCGCTCCCGAGGGAACCTTCAACGTCTCGCTCTGCCAGTACGATTCGCCGGTGTTGCTCAGTTTTCCGCATTTTTACCTTG CTGATCCGTCGCTTCGAGAGTCGGTAAGCGGAATATCGCCGCCCGTCGAGGAGAAACATCAATTCTACATCGACGTTCAACCGATGATGGGCACATCATTGAGAGCGAAAGCAAGAATTCAGATAAATCTAGCGGTGAAGCAAGTACGGGACATTAAACACGTCGCCTCGTTCCCGGATATCGTTTTCCCGATCATGTGGTTCGAAGAC GGTATCGACGAACTTCCGGCAGAGATGCGAAGCCTGATGAAGATGGCCGTGGACGTGCCACCGATAGCTCGAGCGGCGGTATCCGGAGCTCTGGCAGCGATAGGAGCGATCGTTTTGATAGGAGCGCTCCTGTGCCTGGCGCGCGCCGCCAAACGACAAGAGAAGCTACACCTCACCAATCCGTTGCCGTCGAACGCGACCGCGGGCAAAACCGGTCAGCTGAACCCGGCTTTCCAGAATTCATCGAGTTCCAAGTAG
- the LOC139995458 gene encoding scavenger receptor class B member 1 encodes MGEKSVAWAIRKNLNGGSQKRRARLVYGFAALISLATFVLFWCTNVFRDAILSNLELRNGTPTFLMWQRPPVGLRVNVYVFNYTNVHEFESGNASKLKVQEVGPFVYRENFSRANVRLDENRTVTYQEQRSFQWIAGKSESQKVIVPNVLLMSTLAYSRDLNYLLQIGFTMLLAGLKLRAKPFLELPVGEFFWGYEDELFEMGKRFLPSRKVLPYDKFGILAFRSGLNGDRITMHTGIDDLRNLGLIQRINGRESHRVWDDEKCDRIYGTDGSMFPPDWIEQPNATLYIYAKEFCRQLPFRYEGRSFSNGIPTLRYKLPSNVFTSSRGKDSCFCPKESYDSINRICPPAGTLNVSACNLGSPLIVSFPHFYSGDESLFKKIEGLTPRKELHDSYVDLHSRLGVTVATRMRFQLNLEVRKAVGMPFSGNLEDGTILPLIWIDTRMDDLPESIRQIFYRGHYLVNAIEAGFQWCSLIGVVISFGALLVALKREDESNDAKPVVDRTELDRL; translated from the exons ATGGGAGAGAAGAGTGTAGCGTGGGCGATTCGAAAAAACTTGAACGGAGGATCGCAAAAACGGCGAGCCAGATTGGTATACGGATTCGCCGCGTTGATCAGTCTCGCGACGTTCGTTCTGTTTTGGTGCACGAACGTGTTTCGCGATGCGATTCTCTCGAATCTCGAGCTACGGAACGGTACGCCGACGTTTCTTATGTGGCAACGGCCGCCGGTCGGCCTTCGAGTCAACGTTTACGTTTTCAATTATACGAACGTGCACGAGTTCGAAAGCGGTAACGCGAGCAAGCTGAAGGTGCAAGAGGTTGGCCCGTTCGTCTATCGAGAGAATTTCAGCCGAGCGAACGTCCGTCTCGACGAGAATCGAACGGTCACGTATCAGGAGCAGAGGAGCTTTCAATGGATCGCCGGGAAATCGGAAAGTCAGAAGGTGATCGTACCGAACGTGTTGCTCATGTCGACGCTCGCGTATTCCCGAGATCTCAACTACCTGCTGCAAATCGGCTTCACGATGCTTCTGGCTGGATTGAAGTTACGCGCGAAACCGTTTCTCGAATTGCCGGTCGGCGAATTCTTTTGGGGCTACGAGGACGAACTGTTCGAAATGGGCAAACGGTTTCTACCGTCGCGAAAGGTCCTACCCTACGATAAATTTGGAATTCTGGCATTC AGAAGCGGCTTGAACGGAGATCGCATCACGATGCACACGGGAATCGACGATCTTCGCAATCTCGGGCTGATCCAGCGAATCAATGGACGCGAAAGTCATCGAGTGTGGGATGACGAGAAATGCGACCGAATCTACGGTACCGACGGCAGCATGTTTCCACCGGACTGGATCGAACAGCCGAACGCCACGCTTTACATCTACGCGAAAGAGTTTTGCAGGCAATTGCCGTTTCGTTACGAGGGTCGCAGCTTCTCCAACGGTATTCCCACTTTAAG GTACAAATTACCTAGCAACGTTTTCACGTCGAGCCGTGGCAAAGACTCGTGTTTTTGCCCGAAGGAATCGTACGATTCGATCAACAGAATATGCCCTCCAGCTGGAACGTTGAACGTTTCCGCTTGCAATCTCGGATCACCGTTGATCGTCTCCTTTCCCCATTTTTACTCGGGCGACGAGTCCTTGTTCAAGAAGATCGAAGGACTGACACCCCGAAAGGAACTTCACGATAGCTACGTGGATCTGCATTCG CGTTTGGGCGTTACAGTGGCTACCAGAATGAGATTTCAGCTGAATCTAGAAGTACGAAAAGCGGTTGGCATGCCGTTCTCGGGAAATCTCGAAGACGGCACGATCCTGCCCTTGATCTGGATCGACACCAGAATGGACGATCTGCCGGAATCGATTCGCCAGATATTTTATCGCGGTCACTACCTGGTGAACGCCATCGAGGCCGGATTTCAATGGTGCAGCCTGATCGGTGTCGTCATCTCGTTCGGTGCTTTACTCGTCGCTTTGAAGAGAGAAGACGAATCGAACGACGCGAAACCGGTCGTCGATCGAACCGAACTCGATCGGCTTTGA